The Fusarium fujikuroi IMI 58289 draft genome, chromosome FFUJ_chr01 sequence GGACTGTTCTTGTAGCATAAGAGCGCCCTTCTCGAACTCTCGCGACTGAATAGGTGACTGGGGATTTATCGCTTCCAAGGAGAAAGAATTGGCTCTGCAGGGAATGACAGACAAAGTCTTCACCAACGGTCTGTTTTGCCGCTATCAAACTTTGCGACATGATAACTCTGCATAGTCACAATCAACTCTTGGCCGATTTGATCGTTGGGGATATAAAAGAATACGCACCCTCCATAaagtcctcttcctccaggaGGATGCCAAAGGCCACTGGTCGTTTTGAGAACATCCTAGTACAAACACGCATTTAGCAGTCTATTCCACTTTTGATGAGTCCAGAAGGAAAATATCATTTGACAGCTTACTCTTTCGATCCTTTCTAGCTGGAATAAACCTTCCACTTTCGACAGTCCGGGCGGACGGGTCGCGTCTAAATGAGCTACCATTCTTGACAAGGGTGCTCTTCGTGAGCGTGTGCGTGCATCAAACGACTGGGATACTCCGGTGGATGGGACAGGACAAATCAACTTTGCTTAAGGTCTTTACTTAAGCAGATGGGCAAGCTACTGCGCGTCGTAGCCACGGGCCGTGTGGTGTACCGTATCTGGGGGAACAGATTTGCCTATTGATATTGAATTGGTTTTTTAACCTTATTTTGTAGTAATGGCCCCGAGAACAACCTCACAACGGATCTATTGATCTTGTTTTTCCCCATAAGGAAATCAAAACTTGCCGCGGCTAGAGTGGGAATCCGTGGCTTCAACCCCGCATTCCCCTCTACCTCCTGACAGCAGACTTTTGATAGTGGATCGATAAGGAACATCCCTCCCACTGTGTCCACTATTGACAGAACTCGCCCATATGGGGCCTTTCACGACATCTACCTCGCTTGGAAATAATGGAATAGATTGTAGTAAAAAAACCACAAGGTCCAAGTCGCAAAGACATCTGCCTATCGTTCGCCCTCTCTGCAAACCTTGTAGCGACAATTTCCGTATACAGAGGTCGTAGAggattactttttttaacaGCTCATTTGCATATCCAGCACATGTTCTTGAATGCGAAActtattatccttttcttccaAGTCGCCTTAAGAGCGGTATTTCAATACCCATCCTGTCATTCTCGGTTCGATGGCGTAGTGAAGGGATTTACCACCCCGGCTCCTTTCAATGCAATCTAAAACTTCTAAAAGCAAGTAGTGCGAATCGTGTTCTTTTGGGAAACGCCCATACCTGGCGTGTCCTTGAAGAGAGAATGTCTGGGTCGTAATCCAAAATGAGAGTCTTGATGCGTGCAGCCATCCTGATGAAAAGTATTTTACTTTTGAGGACAACCGGCCTCTCTTATAAGGATTTGCTTTAGAGCTCTGGTCCTATTTTCTTTCTAATGGGAATCCAGAAGGTAACACCATCAATCTTTCCTCAATGCTACTGTGGTGGCGGTATATTTGCGAGGCCTAGCTAGCTTATGACCCGAGTAAAAAGATTCACTAACGACCTTACGGTTTACGAGCTGTCGCCCTGCCCAAACATAACTTCGTTGCGGTCCTTGTTTACCTTTGTCCTAAGACTGACGCTAAATGCCGCGCCTTGCCTCGTATGCCACACCGTGGACTCCTTGAGTTCCATGTGTATGTCAACTTTCCGTATCGAGGCTTTTCTAGTTCACTACGGACCGGCCCTTTCTGGCAGCTAGGTTCTGTGTGGTGATTATAATTGATTGTGGCTAGCTGAAAAGTGAGGGGTTGATGAAAGAGGTAAAACCGGGCTGGCTGAGTGGGACTCCTCCGGAACTCATCGTATTACTCCTATTGGTCTGCTGGAAAGATGGCGACGTCTAGACCAGACTATTGACCTGCGCATATTCACTAGCGCTGGGAGCCAAGATTCTGTATAGAGGCAAACCCTCACAAGCGCGGCTGCATATTGTCGTTCGTGTGGATGGAAGCTGAGACATTGATTGTGATGTATGTGATGGAATGTGATATATGCGACAGTCTCCGTGTAGCTCATGAAGCGGCTAGCGTTGGATATGCCTGCAGAGCGCTACTCGGCCTTCTGAACCACCTATAAAAGCTCATCTTTGACTCTTCCTGAGTCCAAGAAGGCAGACCAAGCAACTTATTGATCTTTCCTTTCAATATTGAATATATTTACAAGAACTTCGTTTCGCACTACAGCTAACACAATGGCCTCTCAAAGACCTGGACTACCTGAATTAagcaaggaggagaaagagaaacagAGACGTCTCCTCGAGCTCTGTATGCAACAAGTGGGGTTCTTCAGAGGGAAGAAGATCCCAGTTTACACTCCCGGAGATCTCGAGTACGAGAAATCTGTTGCAAACTCGAACCTTCTCTATCGCTTTGACAGACCAGGATGTGTCATCCAACCCGAGCATGAATCTCATGTTCGCATCGTTGTTCACCAAGCTAAGACAGTAGGCCTACCTATACGAATCAAGAATGGAGGCCACTCATACGCTGGGTTCTCTTCTATCAACAACGGTATCTCGATTGATCTTGTCAATATGAAACGCGTCGACCTCGACATTgccaacaagaacaacatgACCATCACCATGGATGCAGGCGCGCTCTGGGCTCATGCTTATCACGAACTGATCAACGACCATCATGATAAATTGGTCATCAATGGAGGGCGTTGTCCTAGCGTTGGAGTCAGCGGTTTCACTCTGGGTGGAGGACTCGCACCTTTTACTCGAAGTTTTGGCCTGGGGAGCGACACGCTTCTTGAGGCTCGCATTGTCACTGCAGACCATGGAATCGTCCAAGTCAGCCCCAATGACAGTGACCccgaaaagaaaagactctTCTGGGCTCTTTGTGGTGCAGGCGGCAATAACTTCGGAATAGTCACCCAGCTCAAGCTGAAGGTTCAAGAACTGCACCACGATTATGTTGTTGCAGGAGTCTACACCTGGGCACCTCCCCATGACTCCAAGTATCAGACCGCTTTTACAGAAGCGATGATAAAGTTCTACACTGCTAGTTGGACCAACAACATGACGATTGACAGCAGTTGGCTGATGGACCTCAAAGATGCCCGCGTTGATCCCTCTGTTCGACTTTTGGTCTACTATAATGGGCTAGAGACAGACTTTGACAAAGAGGTCGATGAACGTCTCGGAGATTGCGgcaaggttgatgagaaagacaagatTGACAACAAAAACAAGTCACTGGcagaagagctcaaggatcGTACTCTGCAGGAGAACTCAACCCTTTTTCTCCACGAGACTCTTGTAGCTCAGTGGTCAGAAGAAACCCAGAAAGCCCTGCCTTCAAATGCGATGTTCAGGATCTAcacttctttttccttcaCCGAGGCAAGCGTCAAAGAGAATATTTCCGAGATAATCAAGACTCTGAAGACAAAGCTACAAGATTTCAAAACAGACTTcaaaggcgaagaaggctCAATCAGAGTCACTTGGATTCATTCCGGCGGCAAAGCCAGTGAGAAGGGCCCTCACGACTCGGCTTATCCTTGGCGTGGGTGCGTCTATCACACATATATCATGATTGAGTGGAAAGATAAGTGGTTagagacgaagatgaggctgtTCCTTGCAGAGTTCAATAAGGCATTGAGAGGATATTCTATGGATGGGCTTGGTGTGTATGTCAACTTCCCGGATGCAACACTCGACAAAGACACATACGAAAAGGCATACTATGGTGTTAATCGAGAGGAGTTACAGAGCATCAAGGCATACTGggataaaggtaatatcttcCAGTGGCCTCATGGAGTCCAGGTTGGACCTCACGTTGAGTCTAAGGGCACTGTGATGGAGTTCGCAGCTCCCCCTCTACCTCCCAGCAGTAATCCTGCTGTCGAGGGGTTTGTTAACCCACGTGAAGCCGCGGGCGTGTCTGCATGCATATCTTGGGATACCTTTAACCCGGCTAGCGGTAGCCCTATAGTTAGTTTAGGTAGCTAGAGTAGTTAGGACTGGTGAAAGTAGTCATGGGCTCATGAGTTTAGAGTCGTCAGTCAACACAATTCTTATTTGATTTGATGGCTTAACAAGTCATCAATAGCCCCTCAGACCTGCTTCGCAAAGCGACTACCACTAAAATGCTTGTGCCTGGAACATTTTTGTACTGTCCGTTGATCTAGCTTGTGATGAGCTGTTGACCGAGGACTACTGAGTAAAAGGAATGGTCCCCAGCAGTCCATGATTCAGTTTCATATCTAAAAGTATACCGCATCAGCCTTGGGCCAAGGCTTCTGACCAGGTTCATAACATAGACCTGGTTAGAGCCAACGCACGCGCCAATGCTATACATAATAGAGAACAAGCCTGTCGGTGTCAGGTTGCCAACCTTGATACCCTCATCATCTAGATTTCCATCCCTTGGGAAAGCGAAGAAATAAATGCAATGATGACAGTCCTAAGAAGCTTATTAAGAAACTAGTCAGCCTTAGTAGGGCGGGCCCCAGATAGATACGGATAATGGTTTGACCTGTATataagagaaagaaaaaagggaaagagataaataaataaacaaaATCTCTAATTTTTTCAAAAATCCTTAGGCTTTCGACCCCACACGACCTGCTggtaataaaataattgtGCCGTCGTGGATGCAAGCTCTTTGCTCAATTGCACGCAGTAATCCCTTATATCGGAGTTCTCCCAACGACAAACATAAGTCATAAAACCAATCCATCCTTGTATATCTCCAGTAATACTCATTTTCGCAAGACTCCCGATGTCCTTCAAGGCTCGCTCCTTAGGCCAATTTCCAATTGGCACCTTGATAATCCGAGATTGAATGTCAACAAAGCCGACTGCCTCAAGATGTTTCATTTGGACGTCTGAAGGAAGTGGAATGAAGGAAGTACCGAGCTGCTTGCAGCCTTCTTCGAAGATAGTACCCCACGTCGCTATCGCGCTGCCATCGACAATAGACTCATTTTGGCTTTGAAATACCGGATTGAACTCATGAGTCTCAATCCAACCTCCAGGTTTAGTGGCTCTGTACGCGCTTTCATATAGATGGCGCCAGTCGGAAACACTTCCACCTAGAAATCGCATATGAATAAAGTCTCTTTGGGTCTCGAAAGTCCATTCTTTCGTGAAATCATCGATTTCAAGCTGAAGGTTCGGCGGAACAAAGGATGGCTGTATCGGTGAGATATCCGTGCCAGTAACGTTTGCTTCAGGAAAGTCATCAGCGAAATCAATAGCCCATAACCCTGTACCTGTCCCAATGTCAAGAACGTTGCTGACGTGACTTGTGTCAAGCGGTGCAAGATAGAGTTTGCTTTCAAGGGCGAGAAAGGTTGCGtaataaagaacttccaTCATATCAAGAGATAGCTGGTCTTTTGGTGCCCAGTACCGGGCGTCTGCGTCTTGGTACGTTCGGCCGTTGATCACTACAGATACAAAGATGCTGGATGTAAGAGAGGTGGTACAACTGCTCTGAGGTGACCAACTAGCGTCACTTTCTTGGTCATCGGTTATACTATCAACCTTACTCTTTTGTCAACTTCTTTGTTCATAGTTTTCTCGAGCGTTACCAACCTCTAGAGATAACTGTTTAGGAATTTGCTTTGCAAGGACTGGTTGGGTGTCTTGCGTTTCGCTCCACAATGGCTCAGAAACTGCTGGAAACTTTGCATCATCCATGGTAATGCTAGAGTAACTTTTGATATCGGAAAAAAGGGCTTCGGCGGTGATCATAAGCGCGAATGGCTCACCGTCATAAACGACGATGATTGACCCGCACAATGCTCCCGTTTTTCTATCAACCACCCAGGATCCAGATGTGCCGGGGGCTACATTTTTGAAGCGCATTAGCTTTAAACCAAAAGTCGGATGTATTTATTTACCCAGTGGTGCCTCTAAACGGAGTTTTCGAGTCCAAAGTGTTGACCCGCTAATTATGAGAGGTATCCGGGCAGGCTGAAGGGATGCAACGAGGCTGTCtgactcttcatcaaccactATAAGGACTTCGCCTGCTTTTAAAGACTCATCGTTGGTATACCCAGACACccactttctctctctcattgGCGCATTGGATTGTATTCCCTGCACTGGAGGGTCGACGTAGTAGTTGTCACGTTCCCAGTCAGCTATATCAGATAGCAGAGCAAAGTCCGCTGGTATCTGCCGCGATGTTTCAATACTCCACCCTGATGTTTGGGCTGTGCCTTTGACGAGTTGGACAATGAAGTTGATGGTATCCGAGGGTGTGACAGAAAGCCAATCTGTTGATCCAGTGACGTCAACGTAACCGAGTGACTGTTCTGGGTCGTGATCGTTTTCGTAATTTTCAACCACCTCATCGTCGCTTTCGCCATCCTCTTCAGTTTCTTCTGACTTGGGGTGTGCTGGCAAGGCATCTGAGGAAGAATTGAGAGTGCAGAACTTGAGAAAATATCGGGTCATAACATGACCGGACGTTACGGCTTGCCTGGGTAGAATATAAGTAACCAGCCCACCAATTCGTGATATGTTCTGCTCCAAGACTGCCTCATCCTTTATGATTGTAATGAGACAAAGTAGGCCACAAGCAGAGCTCCCCTCCGGCTTAGCTAGGACATGAATGTATAGGGTCTCGCCACTGCGAAAGGTGATGCCTTTGTCCAAAGTCAGGTACTCTCTAGCAACGGAGACACTGTCATCGCTAATTCTTCCACCCCCCTCCACGTATATCTTGGCGTTCTGGGGGGAATCTAGTCTCAATCTCTTGACAATAGCCTCGATCTCCTTCCAGGGGTCACTTGCTCTGACAACCTTGTCCGCAGTCCTGAGCCAGATAGTTGGGTAGAGGGCGATAGTTTTTACTCCGTTCTCATCCTTTGGATACCCCGCCATTCGCAATTCAACCGTAAGACTTGCGTCAGCCACACTGGTCTTGCCAAAGGGGTCCCATGCCCAAAAGGAAGCAGTAGCCCATATCCGATTTAATTCCGGCATCAGGAGTATCTTGGTTTCTCTCGCCCTTACGAAGAGACTGTCGTACTGATCATCTCCATCGCAGTAATTGTTCGAATACCAGATATTTTTGGCTGAGAAACAAATACTCCTACAAAGGCGTGGCCTTGAAAAGCTCGTTTTCTCGAAAGGGAGTATCAGAGGCTCATCCGGAGAAGGAACTAGGTATTGCTGTGGAATAGACATGGTGTGTATTCGAGTAGCCGTCGCTGTAGCATTCATTCTGAACACATCGGCTTCGTCGATGCAGAACTGTAGCGCATGCCTAGCATCCAGTGGCAAGAGGGCACGTACCAAAggaattataataagaaggATTTGGGGTGTCGAAGGAACAAACCAATGAAAACCCAATTCAATTGAGAGAGCATGTCAGGAACTGGCCGAAATTGCAGACgataatatttttatactttGTTTTGTCCTTGAGCTGAAACAGCCGCAAAAGTCATATCATGCTGAGACATTCTGAGATCATTGGCAAGCCGCTGCAATCAGGTATTGGTTCCCTCATGCAGCTAGCAGACTTAGCACACCGCTTTTTAGTAACTATGTAGACTCCTAAAAACTTCAGATTGTTTCCCCAAGTCTAACGCTCCaatctatctctttatagttttagaTTGTCGAACAAGATGACCATAGGGCAACTTCACAACAACCAGAAATTCGAGCTTCTGGCTCAGATATGGCCTGGAATGCTGCGCGCGGATTTCGACACATACGCCGAGCTTTACGACAAATACTACTTATATCTTGACGACCAGTTCTTATCTATCCAAGAGAAGCCAACTTTGTACACTGCACGTACTCTCGGAGAGCTTGGTGACCTAATTCGCCGTGTCCAAGGGTCGAATCATATGAAGAAGGCCGATATTGTCACCGATCAATCTCGGGCATCATATAACACTGTTGACATAGCCGCTAGTATGTGGCTGACGATCCATATACAACACTCAAATACCCAGTCCCCTGACTGCTTTCAATGGCCTGAAGACAAGACACTATCAAATGCTCTGGGAGAGTGGCTTGATCAGAGAATTCCACCAAAGCGACCActagatgatgaagatactCGCCAGATTCCCCTAGACTTTTCCATCCCAAACCTGATTCGATATTATGAGATGAAGGTGATCTGGACTAGCGATTTACTACAACATTTGAAGATCGACTGGGAACATAACCATATAAAGGTTTATGAGCACGGAATTTGTTTACGAAACCATATGAAGAATCCTGGCTTATTACCTTTACCTAAAGAATTAGTCAGAGAAGCAGTCGATACGTTAACACTGCCTTTCCCTAGGTGCAGGGATACGGACGAGCTTTTATCAAAAGAGAGGCGGACTATCTTAGACGTTCCGTATGGCCGTTCAAGATCATTGGCACTTTCAAATTATCACTATTGGCGGCGAAACCTTTCCGAACTTATCGCTCATTGGGAAAATGGCCCTAAGGGGCTATCACAGATACGGCTCAAGCCCGATCATGGAAATCTGATGGAATACATTACATTCTGGGTAGCTACGCTTGTGCTTATTCTTACGATCCTGAGCATTGCGTTCGGTGTAGCCAGTCTGGTGCTTGCAAAAAAAGCATTGGACGTTAGCATACGATCGCTTGAATTAAGCGCTCAGTCGTACAATCTGGCGCTGGCTATAGCTTGTGCAGACAAGAATGCGACAGAAACTTTACCTGGTTTCTGTAGTTAGTATAACCATTGAATTATTGTTTAACTATTGCCTGGGCGAAGCCGGACGAACACTTTGTCCATAGTCAATGGTATAGGCGCTGCAGTCTGATTCCACCGACACCAAGAAACTATTTCTGGTAAGTTTAAAGTCGACCCTTTCGCGCACAGAATGTAGACCCTGAGCCTCTATTATGAGGCACCTTgacttttagtttattattcAGTGGTAATGCTGGGAAATACACTCCTACTTCAAGCCAGTGGCTTAAGATGGCTCAATAGCTCCCTTTACCTGCTTCGCAAAACGACTGTCGCTAAAATGCTTATCCAGACTCAATCGGCCTGACTCATGCATAGATAACACATCCTTTTCTTTGAATGCCTTCCAGACTGTGTTTGTGTTCGTAGCGCTGGTGAAAAGAATCTTGACATGTGTCTTGACCCTTTGATCGCCCGTCAACTGTAGTATCTCAAACAGGACTTTCTCCACATACATGCCTTGCAacatatcctcatcttcataaACATTCACACTGTCGATCACACAAAAGAGTGTTGTATCGCTGCGTAAGCGACGAACGAGGACAGAGAACAGCTGGCATAGCTCCTCGACGTCCTCAACTCCTCTCTTTAACAAAGGAAGATTCACTTCTTGGGCAACTTTGTCAAGGTCTGCGTCATCAAAGTGATGCTGACGAAGAAGCTGTGCTgtgaggctcttgatgagTCCGATACCGCCAATCAGTGGATCATCGAGGTCTGTGTGCTGTCCGCAAAAGAACGCAACGGCACAGAAACGATCGACCTGTCGCAGGTTCCGCACAATAGCGGCACTAAATAACGACAAAGGCGTGACACTCGTCCGACTTGGCTTCATGTCTCCGTGAACCAGCAGTTCAGTAGAGCTCGTTTTGACGACCCACTGCTTGAACTGTGCGTTCTCAACCAAATTCTCAGCCTTCCCTTGATCACGGCGATTCACGAGTgcagctgagcttgagatttCCGCCATGTCGACTTTGTCAACGGCAGAGAGGTCAAAGTCCAAGTTCATGTTAAGAATTCGTAAAAGCTGAGCTTGTGATACACGTGCTGGACCGACCCAAGGTCTTCGGTCTCGACTGCGAGATCGCTCTGCTTCGAGCTGGGTATGAAGTCGTGTGTACTTAACTGCTAGTCTTGCGTTTTGTCTTTTTTGCTCTATTACATATATACGTCAGTGAACCTTCGTAAAGTAGTCCAGGGATGAGTACAAACCGTTCAAAGCAGTCAGGTTGGTGAGGTACTCCTGTGATAGCCGCATGAATGCATTCATGGCATTCGACGCAGTTGTGGCGTTGGCCATGTTAGCTGCGGCGTTCTGTTGATTCGCAGTAGCATTGCGTTCGTTGGCTGAGGCGAGTCTTTGTTGTTCTGCAGCCATTTTGCGACCCGATTTGTTTATCTCTGACTGAGCATCTGCTAGCCTTCTTTGTTCCCTCATAATCTTCATCTGATCCAGCTGGAGCTGTTTCAACTTCTCGATCCCTAGCGTGGAGTTAGCCGTGTAAATTGGCCCTTAGATAGAAATACCAATACCTTCTGATGCTTTGATATTCACTGATCGAAGTTCGCGGAAACTTCCGATGTTGGCCTTTTCCATTAGTCTTGCACTGCTGGAATTAAGGTCTTCTAGGCAGCCCGTTAGATCCGCCTTGTAGCTATCCGCTTGCCACATCGACAGAAGCATTTTCTTTCCTGCCGATGGATTAATGGGTGGTGCTTCGAGTACATGGATGAGAATTACCTTTCTTCGCCCAGTAGTAGTCGATGATATCCTCAATCGCCTGGAGCATTGAGCTAAGGACCTTCTTGGCGGCAGCAACGAtatctttttccttctcgtAAACAGCAACTatgctctcaacatcctccaacTTCTCTCGGAACTGGCGAAGACTTGACTCAATCTCTTCTCGAATTTTGGCTGTCCTTTTAGCAGCCTGTATCAAGTTAGTCACTGAGGGATATCGGGAGGCATGGGACTTCTGAGCTCACGTCAAAAACAATGTCAAATACACAGTGAATCACTGAAGAGTAGTCCGTGTTTGgcagaagagagagaagtcTCTTTCCGTCATCAACGTTGTCTGCCATTTTGTGTGCGGACCGTTTCCAGAATCCGATAAACCCTGAGTAGTCGTAGTAATTTGCCCTGGCCTTTTCGAGTCCATTAACGATATCGACCCATCCTTTCAAGCCCCGAATACTTCGCGTTGTACCGGCAAGTCTCTTTGGTTCGTCACGGCTAGATTTGAGCTCCTCCATCGCTTCAGGAAGCATTTCTTCCCAAAAGGGTCGCCGGTCAGAGTCCCCCAAGTTATCTTCGGGAAGTATATCTGGAAGCTCATGATCCTTGGGCGGCTGGGAGCCAGTGGCTGGATCTTGATTATGTTTCATTGGCTCGAATCGTCCCCGAGCTATGCTAAATCGTACGTCACGGTTGGCAAAAGCCTCATGAAACTCGGGAAGACGTTCTTCAATGAACTCAAGACACGGCTGTCGTCGTCTGGTCCCTTTTGACGTATCCCGTCTATCTCCCATGAGATAAACGATGGTAATCAATGCCGAATACGAGAGAAAGAGACACACACAAAGACacagaaagagagagagagtaATGAGTAATTGGTACACTAGGAACTCGGGATCACCGGATCATCACAGCCTGATTATTGAGAAGCTGTCCAATAGACTTTCAAGAATGACCTAGATTGAGTCCGCGTCAAGGGGAGAATGTGCTGGTAAGCTTACACAAATATTGCCCTAGCGTAGGTACTTGGATGAGACTCTGCCCTCCAGCGAAGTGGAGACGATGATAAAAGTTACCCCGCTCACTACATTCTTTTCACTGGTACAGgttttggtcttggtctgTAGTAGAGTAGGCAGCTCATTCCAGAAGGTGGTCAGCAAATACGAAAAGTTCTTTTTCAGCTCCGGTGGTTCTTGCAGCTTTGGCGGGCTTTTATGCAGCAACCAGGCATCAAGTCCAACCAGGACGTTCTTTTCAACCCAGGGTCAGATGCATGTAAGCGCCCAATAGTCTTGGCCCCGTGTAGAGGTAATCATGAGCCACTATCTCGATGTTGTGGATTATACCAAGGGCGAGTCCTTTTGACTCCTTTGGCGCTTCCCTTGTAGAGACCG is a genomic window containing:
- a CDS encoding related to 6-hydroxy-D-nicotine oxidase, coding for MASQRPGLPELSKEEKEKQRRLLELCMQQVGFFRGKKIPVYTPGDLEYEKSVANSNLLYRFDRPGCVIQPEHESHVRIVVHQAKTVGLPIRIKNGGHSYAGFSSINNGISIDLVNMKRVDLDIANKNNMTITMDAGALWAHAYHELINDHHDKLVINGGRCPSVGVSGFTLGGGLAPFTRSFGLGSDTLLEARIVTADHGIVQVSPNDSDPEKKRLFWALCGAGGNNFGIVTQLKLKVQELHHDYVVAGVYTWAPPHDSKYQTAFTEAMIKFYTASWTNNMTIDSSWLMDLKDARVDPSVRLLVYYNGLETDFDKEVDERLGDCGKVDEKDKIDNKNKSLAEELKDRTLQENSTLFLHETLVAQWSEETQKALPSNAMFRIYTSFSFTEASVKENISEIIKTLKTKLQDFKTDFKGEEGSIRVTWIHSGGKASEKGPHDSAYPWRGCVYHTYIMIEWKDKWLETKMRLFLAEFNKALRGYSMDGLGVYVNFPDATLDKDTYEKAYYGVNREELQSIKAYWDKGNIFQWPHGVQVGPHVESKGTVMEFAAPPLPPSSNPAVEGFVNPREAAGVSACISWDTFNPASGSPIVSLGS